A region from the uncultured Bacteroides sp. genome encodes:
- a CDS encoding NAD kinase, whose amino-acid sequence MKFAIFGNTYQAKKSSHAETLFRILEKRDAELSVCREFYDFLVSDLKLDIKNVRLFDENDFEADMVISIGGDGTFLKAASRVGKKNIPILGINTGRLGFLADISPEEMEVTFDEIYNNKYKVEERSVLQFNCGNKKMETSPFALNEIAILKRDSSSMISIHTTINGAYLATYQADGLVIATPTGSTAYSLSVGGPIIVPNSNTIAITPVAPHSLNVRPIVIPDDWEITLDIESRSHSFLVAIDGGNESFNENDRITIRRADYTIKVVKRFNNVFFNTLRSKMMWGIDSRN is encoded by the coding sequence ATGAAATTTGCCATCTTTGGAAATACATATCAAGCAAAGAAATCATCGCATGCTGAAACTCTTTTCAGAATACTCGAGAAGCGTGATGCCGAGTTATCCGTATGCCGGGAATTCTATGACTTTCTGGTATCGGATTTGAAACTAGATATAAAAAACGTTCGACTATTTGACGAGAATGACTTTGAAGCAGACATGGTTATCAGCATCGGGGGAGACGGCACTTTTCTGAAAGCAGCCAGCCGGGTGGGTAAAAAGAATATTCCTATTCTTGGCATCAACACCGGACGTCTGGGGTTTCTGGCCGATATATCGCCCGAAGAGATGGAAGTCACCTTTGACGAGATTTACAATAATAAATATAAGGTAGAAGAACGTAGCGTACTACAGTTTAATTGCGGAAACAAAAAGATGGAAACATCGCCCTTTGCGCTAAACGAAATAGCCATATTGAAACGGGATAGTTCTTCTATGATAAGCATACACACCACCATTAACGGCGCTTATCTGGCTACGTATCAGGCCGACGGACTTGTGATAGCCACTCCGACGGGTTCTACCGCCTATTCTTTAAGTGTAGGAGGACCCATCATTGTTCCCAATTCAAACACGATAGCCATCACTCCGGTAGCTCCGCATAGCCTTAATGTGCGTCCCATCGTGATACCCGATGATTGGGAAATTACCCTGGATATTGAAAGTCGCAGCCATAGCTTTCTGGTAGCCATTGACGGCGGCAACGAATCGTTCAATGAAAACGACCGGATTACGATACGCCGTGCCGACTACACCATCAAGGTAGTAAAACGATTTAATAATGTATTTTTCAATACCCTACGCAGTAAAATGATGTGGGGCATAGACAGTAGAAATTAG
- the mdh gene encoding malate dehydrogenase, with the protein MSKVTVVGAGNVGATCANVLAFNEVADEVVMLDVKEGVSEGKAMDMMQTAQLLGFDTALVGCTNDYAQTANSDVVVITSGIPRKPGMTREELIGVNAGIVKSVAQNVLKFSPNAIIVVISNPMDTMTYLALKSLGLPKNRIVGMGGALDSSRFKYFLSQALGCNANEVEGMVIGGHGDTTMIPLTRFATYKGLPVCNFLSAEKLEEVAKSTMVGGATLTGLLGTSAWYAPGAAGAFVVESIIHNQKKMVPCSVALEGEYGQSDICCGVPVILGKNGIEQIVELPLNAEEKAAFEASAAAVRKVNGALKEVGAL; encoded by the coding sequence ATGTCAAAAGTAACCGTAGTAGGCGCAGGTAACGTAGGAGCTACATGTGCAAATGTGCTTGCTTTCAATGAAGTAGCAGACGAAGTAGTAATGCTGGACGTTAAAGAAGGCGTTTCAGAAGGTAAAGCAATGGATATGATGCAAACAGCTCAGTTGTTAGGTTTTGATACAGCTCTTGTTGGTTGTACCAATGACTATGCTCAGACTGCAAACTCAGATGTTGTTGTTATCACTTCGGGTATTCCCCGCAAACCGGGTATGACTCGTGAAGAGCTTATCGGTGTAAATGCAGGCATTGTAAAATCTGTAGCTCAAAACGTACTTAAGTTCTCTCCGAATGCAATTATTGTGGTTATCTCTAATCCGATGGATACAATGACTTATCTGGCATTGAAATCTCTTGGTTTACCCAAAAATCGCATTGTCGGTATGGGTGGTGCTTTGGATAGCTCACGTTTTAAATATTTCTTATCACAAGCCCTGGGCTGCAATGCAAATGAAGTTGAAGGTATGGTAATCGGCGGACACGGCGACACTACTATGATTCCATTGACTCGTTTTGCTACTTATAAAGGTCTGCCCGTATGCAACTTTCTTTCTGCCGAAAAGTTAGAAGAAGTAGCTAAATCTACTATGGTAGGCGGTGCCACACTTACCGGCTTGCTTGGTACTTCTGCCTGGTATGCACCGGGTGCAGCAGGAGCATTTGTTGTTGAGTCTATCATCCACAATCAAAAGAAGATGGTTCCTTGTTCTGTAGCTCTTGAAGGAGAATACGGACAAAGTGATATCTGCTGTGGCGTTCCTGTTATTTTAGGTAAAAACGGTATTGAGCAGATTGTAGAACTTCCATTGAATGCTGAAGAAAAAGCTGCATTCGAAGCCAGTGCGGCTGCTGTTCGCAAAGTGAACGGAGCTTTGAAAGAAGTAGGTGCTCTCTAG
- a CDS encoding TolC family protein: MKRLISLTLLLSITFSLKSQEPLSLDSCRALAIANNKDLLISREKINAAHYQRKAAFTNYLPNFTATGSYMRNQKEISLLNDGQKEGLSQLGTTANSQIQGYAQQLAASHPELVPLLTSLSDIDLTTPLNAAGNSLVDAFRTDTRNVYAGALTLTQPLYMGGKIRAYNKITKYAEELARQQHNTGMQEVILSTDQAYWQVVSLVNKKKLAEGYLKLLDKFESDVDKMIAQGVATKADGLSVKVKVNEAEMTLTKVEDGLSLARMLLCQLCGLDLSAPPALKDEQIEDIPITLINSSGYAIETAYANRPELQSLELATKIYQQKINVTRAEFLPSIALLGNYLVTNPSVYNGFENKFRGMWNVGVMVQIPIWHWGEGTYKVKAAKAEARIAQYQLSDAKEKIELQVNQSAFKVNEAAKKLIMAKKNMEKANENLRYATLGFEEGVIPPSDVLEAHTAWLSAQSEKIDAQIDVKLTEIYLQKSLGILKQ, translated from the coding sequence ATGAAAAGATTGATAAGTCTGACGCTTCTTCTTAGTATTACATTCTCATTAAAATCACAAGAGCCTCTAAGTTTAGATAGTTGCCGTGCATTGGCCATTGCCAATAATAAGGATTTACTAATCAGCCGAGAAAAAATAAACGCCGCTCATTATCAAAGAAAGGCGGCATTTACCAACTACCTGCCAAACTTCACCGCAACGGGATCGTACATGAGAAACCAAAAAGAAATTTCGTTGCTAAACGATGGGCAAAAAGAAGGCTTAAGCCAACTGGGCACAACGGCAAACAGCCAGATACAAGGTTACGCCCAACAATTGGCCGCATCGCATCCCGAACTGGTTCCGCTTCTCACATCATTGAGCGATATCGATTTAACTACGCCCCTGAATGCCGCCGGCAACTCTCTGGTTGATGCCTTTCGCACCGACACAAGAAACGTATATGCGGGTGCTTTGACACTTACGCAACCATTGTACATGGGAGGCAAGATTCGCGCTTACAACAAAATAACCAAATATGCCGAAGAGTTGGCCCGCCAGCAGCACAATACCGGCATGCAGGAAGTAATTCTCAGCACAGACCAGGCCTATTGGCAGGTAGTGTCATTAGTGAACAAGAAAAAACTGGCCGAAGGATATTTAAAGTTACTCGATAAATTCGAAAGCGATGTAGATAAAATGATAGCCCAGGGGGTAGCAACAAAAGCCGACGGCTTATCGGTAAAAGTAAAAGTGAATGAAGCAGAAATGACACTGACCAAAGTGGAAGACGGCCTCAGTCTGGCAAGAATGTTGTTGTGCCAACTATGCGGACTCGACTTATCTGCCCCTCCCGCCCTAAAAGACGAGCAGATAGAAGACATACCCATAACGCTTATAAATAGTAGCGGCTACGCCATTGAAACAGCCTATGCCAATCGGCCCGAACTGCAAAGTCTGGAGTTAGCCACCAAAATATATCAGCAAAAAATAAACGTAACCCGTGCCGAATTTCTTCCGTCCATTGCTTTATTAGGAAACTATCTGGTAACCAACCCTTCTGTGTACAACGGCTTTGAAAACAAATTTCGCGGCATGTGGAATGTCGGAGTGATGGTACAGATTCCCATCTGGCATTGGGGAGAAGGCACATACAAAGTGAAAGCAGCCAAAGCTGAAGCACGCATAGCACAATACCAGCTAAGTGATGCCAAAGAGAAAATAGAACTTCAGGTAAATCAATCGGCTTTCAAAGTAAACGAAGCAGCCAAGAAACTGATAATGGCGAAAAAGAATATGGAGAAAGCCAACGAAAACCTACGCTATGCCACTCTGGGCTTTGAAGAAGGTGTAATCCCTCCCAGCGATGTGCTCGAAGCGCACACGGCATGGCTTTCTGCTCAATCAGAAAAAATAGATGCGCAAATAGACGTTAAGCTAACAGAAATCTATCTGCAGAAATCTCTTGGTATACTGAAACAATAA
- a CDS encoding efflux RND transporter periplasmic adaptor subunit, with amino-acid sequence MASLKSQNSNMLLAFLTLTGIIILVAIVGFFMLRKGPEIIQGEAEVTEYRVSSKVPGRILEFRVKEGQQVNAGDTLAIIEAPEVQAKMAQARAAEAAAQAQNEKAIKGARQEQIQTAYEMWQKARAGVDIADKSYKRVKNLFNEGVMSAQKFDEVSAQRNAAIATEKAAKAQYTMARNGAEREDKLAAVALVNRAKGAVAEVESYIQETYLIAQTKGEVSEIFPKAGELIGTGAPVMNISVLDDMWVTFNVREDLLKGLGMGTEFEASIPALDNKTVKLKVYYLKDLGTYAAWKATKTTGQFDLKTFEVKALPRAKVEGLRPGMSVILKRK; translated from the coding sequence ATGGCTTCACTAAAATCACAAAACAGCAATATGCTGCTTGCTTTTCTCACACTAACGGGAATTATTATTTTAGTTGCAATAGTGGGCTTCTTTATGCTCAGAAAAGGACCGGAAATTATTCAGGGAGAAGCTGAAGTAACCGAGTATCGGGTATCGAGCAAAGTACCGGGGCGCATACTCGAATTTCGCGTAAAAGAGGGGCAACAAGTAAATGCCGGAGATACATTGGCCATTATTGAAGCGCCGGAAGTGCAAGCCAAGATGGCGCAGGCTCGGGCTGCCGAAGCAGCCGCACAGGCACAAAACGAGAAAGCTATTAAAGGAGCACGCCAGGAACAGATACAAACGGCATACGAGATGTGGCAAAAAGCACGTGCGGGAGTTGACATTGCCGATAAATCATACAAGCGGGTGAAGAATCTTTTCAACGAAGGCGTTATGTCTGCCCAAAAGTTCGATGAAGTATCCGCTCAACGCAATGCAGCCATAGCTACCGAAAAAGCAGCCAAAGCGCAATACACAATGGCCCGAAATGGTGCCGAGCGCGAAGACAAACTGGCGGCGGTTGCTTTGGTGAACCGCGCAAAAGGTGCCGTTGCCGAAGTAGAATCGTACATACAGGAAACATACCTCATCGCCCAGACAAAGGGTGAAGTGTCCGAGATATTTCCTAAGGCAGGTGAATTGATAGGTACCGGTGCTCCTGTGATGAACATATCGGTGCTCGATGATATGTGGGTAACATTCAACGTTCGCGAAGACTTGCTGAAAGGGCTTGGCATGGGCACGGAGTTTGAGGCATCTATTCCCGCTTTAGATAATAAAACCGTGAAGCTGAAAGTTTATTACCTAAAAGACCTCGGAACGTATGCTGCCTGGAAAGCGACCAAGACCACAGGACAGTTCGACCTGAAAACCTTCGAAGTGAAAGCTCTGCCGCGAGCAAAAGTAGAGGGCTTACGCCCGGGGATGTCAGTGATTCTGAAAAGAAAATAA